The following nucleotide sequence is from Chryseobacterium sp. CY350.
ATTATATTGTTCCTTGACTGCCTTATTAAGGGTAATTCTGCTGATATTTAATAAAACGGTGTAATCTTCAATATTTTTTTTCTGACAGATGTGTTTCTCGAGAAGAGATTTATATTGTACTGCATAATTTTTATCGTCCTTCTCAATCATTAGATCATTAGCAGAGGCATACCGTCGATTTATGGTTTGTAAAAGATAGTACAGGATCGACCTGATAATGTGAACGCTGTCTTTTTTTGTGTGCACAAGTTCAGTTTTGATTTCTACCAGAAATTCATTGAACCTTTTCATTTCAGAATCACTCACATTGAGAAGTAACTCATGGTTGAGCTGATAAAAAAACAGCATTTTGTGAGTGAAAAATTTATCAGCAAAGAATTCATTGAGAAAGTCTTCCCTGAATATTAAAGTTTTGAACTCAAGTCCATCTTGCTTAATTTTCCAGGCTCTCTTTTGAAAAGCTGAGATAAATACGATTGAGTTATCGTGAATATTAATTTTGGTATCATTAATATGTACTGTACCCTCAGCTTTCGAAAAAAAAACAACCTCAAAATAGTCAGTATTATGTACATCGGTCTGCAGATAATTGATGGTGTCCTGATTCAGAATATTGATGAAAAAATCTACACCGCATTCTGTTTTGTGAAAATTGATTGTTTTCATAATAACTTTAAAGAATCAAAGATACAATGAAATAGTTATGATTAGAATGAAATGCGACTTAAACCGGATATTTCACTTTCCGATATATCATAATTTCCCTTATCAAAATGACATTTTTTCGTAATCATTTGATATAGACACACATTCAATCAGGTGGTAATTTTGCGTTATAATAAATATCTAATTATGAGCAAACAAGCATTAATTATCATCGATATCCAGAATGAATATTTTGAAAACGGAAATCTCACATTGGTCAATCCTGTTGAGGCAAGTCTGAATGCTGGTAAAGTTCTTGAGCATTTTCGTGCAAAAAAGTTGCCTATTGCACACATTCAGCATCTATCGGCTGATCCCGAAGCATTGCCGATTTTTGTAGAGGGAACGCCTGGAGCTGAAATCCACGAAAATGTAAAACCCTTAAATGGAGAGCAAATCTTTCAAAAGTATTATCCAAACAGTTTTAGAGAAACTGGGCTAGGTGAATATTTGAAAGAAAACGGCGTGACAGAAGTAATTATCACAGGGATGATGACCCATATGTGTGTTGATGCTACTACTAGAGCAGCATTTGACTTTGGTTACAAGTGTACCGTTATCGGTGATGCCTGCGCATCAAAAGATTTGGAAATCAACGGAAAGACGGTAAAGGCCGATGATGTACATCACGCTTTTTTAGCAGCATTGGAATTTTTCTACGGCGAAATAAAAACTACGGACGAGTTTTTAAATGCTGTTTCTTAATCAGTAGAAAACATTTTCTAACAATAGAAGAATATCCTTGACAATTAATTTGTTAAGGATATTTTTAATTATACACGAAGGTCAATCCAAACAGCAGAGAACAACATGAAGCATAAAGTGTGACTCAATCAAGTAATAGATTTCCGGAAAAATCATTTCTCTGTTGGTTTATCAAAATGGTATTTCTTATCTGTTTTTTGATATCTAACTAGTTTAAGAACCGGGGTAATTTTGCACTATAATTTAAAATCAAGAGGTTATGAAAAATACAACAGCTGATAAAAATAAAAAAACTGCTTTTTCTCCACTGTTAAAACAAGGAAATGCACCTGTACCCCTATCAATTCTTGACGTGTCTACTACAGGAAAAGGTCATTCTGCTATAGAAGCCATAGAAACGAGTATTAAGTTGGCAAAATATGCAGACCAGCGTGGATTTGGTCGTTATTGGGTAGCAGAGCATCATGGAATGCCAGCCGTTTCTACTTCGTCGCCCGCTGTATTGCTGTCCAGACTTATCGGAGAAACTCAGAATATACGGTTGGGATCTGGCGGGATGATGTTACCTAACTTTCCTCCATTGGTCGTTGCTGAACAATTCGGGATGCTTCAGGCGATGGCTCCCGGACGTATAGATCTTGGAATTGGACGTGCTCCCGGAACCAATGGGCTTACAGCGTCAGCACTTCGCCGTGGTCATATAGGTGCTGAAGATTTTCCTGAGCAATTAGAGGAATTACTGCATTTTCTTGAAGACGATTTTCCGGCAGGAAATAAGTACAAAGAAAAAGTTTTTGCTGTTCCGGGACCCGGACAGGATAAAGAAAACGGTATTGAAAGATCTTTTGACGCGCCATCTGTATGGCTTTTGGGATCATCGGGATACTCAGCTCAGTTGGCGGGTAAATTAGGTTTGCCTTTTGCATTTGCGGCACAGCTGGCTCCGGAGAATTTATCAATTGCTTTTGATCTATACAGGAAGAATTTCAGACCTTCAGAAATTCTGGATCATCCTTATACTATCGCATCATTTTCAGTATTTGCGGCGGACAGTGAAGAAGAAGCAAGAATCCAGACGCATTCTTTTTCGCATAGTATGCTTCGGATGATGAAAGGTGAATCGTACGTCATCCCTTCACCTGAAGAATTAAAAAATTACAACTATTCTGAATATGAAAGCTATGTGTTGGACAGCTGGAATCAAAAAATGATTCAGGGAACTGCCGATCAGGTCGTCGCCGGACTTAATGAGTTTCAAAAGATATCGGGAGCTGATGAACTGATGATCGCTAATTTGGGATATTCGCCGGAAGGTATTTTACATTCTGCTGCATTGATAGCAGATGCTTACAATATGCCTAATATTTATTAGGAGAATATTTACATATAAAAGTTAAATTGATTCAAAGAGATTAAAAAAGCATCATCTCGAATCTCATTCATTCAACATAATTAAAAGCGGTGAAATTTGGAAATATAAGCAGGTTATCAAAATGGCAGTAAATCGCATCATTTAGATACTGTAAGGATATGTTCTTAGTAAGACCTTTGCAGTGTAATCATTTCTGTAAAATCGTCGCTGAAAGAATTGAGATTATTAATAAAATATAAAAAAAGAATATTATGAAAAAAGTAATTGTAGCATTTGCACTGACACTGTCATCTGTCTTTTCATTCGGACAGACAAAATCTGA
It contains:
- a CDS encoding helix-turn-helix domain-containing protein, producing MKTINFHKTECGVDFFINILNQDTINYLQTDVHNTDYFEVVFFSKAEGTVHINDTKINIHDNSIVFISAFQKRAWKIKQDGLEFKTLIFREDFLNEFFADKFFTHKMLFFYQLNHELLLNVSDSEMKRFNEFLVEIKTELVHTKKDSVHIIRSILYYLLQTINRRYASANDLMIEKDDKNYAVQYKSLLEKHICQKKNIEDYTVLLNISRITLNKAVKEQYNVTATELLKQRLLAEIKDRLVYSNKTVSEISFDLNYAEPGHMMRFFKMQTGMTTSEYLESLSTV
- a CDS encoding cysteine hydrolase family protein produces the protein MSKQALIIIDIQNEYFENGNLTLVNPVEASLNAGKVLEHFRAKKLPIAHIQHLSADPEALPIFVEGTPGAEIHENVKPLNGEQIFQKYYPNSFRETGLGEYLKENGVTEVIITGMMTHMCVDATTRAAFDFGYKCTVIGDACASKDLEINGKTVKADDVHHAFLAALEFFYGEIKTTDEFLNAVS
- a CDS encoding LLM class flavin-dependent oxidoreductase is translated as MKNTTADKNKKTAFSPLLKQGNAPVPLSILDVSTTGKGHSAIEAIETSIKLAKYADQRGFGRYWVAEHHGMPAVSTSSPAVLLSRLIGETQNIRLGSGGMMLPNFPPLVVAEQFGMLQAMAPGRIDLGIGRAPGTNGLTASALRRGHIGAEDFPEQLEELLHFLEDDFPAGNKYKEKVFAVPGPGQDKENGIERSFDAPSVWLLGSSGYSAQLAGKLGLPFAFAAQLAPENLSIAFDLYRKNFRPSEILDHPYTIASFSVFAADSEEEARIQTHSFSHSMLRMMKGESYVIPSPEELKNYNYSEYESYVLDSWNQKMIQGTADQVVAGLNEFQKISGADELMIANLGYSPEGILHSAALIADAYNMPNIY